GGCAAGGGCACTAGGTGCAGGGACACAAAcagaaattcaaatttcatgtgTAATCCAAATAGATATTATTGACTGATTCAGAGATCttagcagtggcgtaactacaggggccacatgcccccccccccccataaaagacgggggaaaggagaaaaagagggagaaagaaagagaaacgtagtggagGAAGAATAAATTactatatatatcatatatatatatatacataatatatatatatatatatacatatatatatacctaatatatatacatatacgtATCACATTACAATGatatataataatttatattgtaACGGAATGAAAGGTTTATTTAATGTTCAGCATGGTTTTTAAAACGTATTTAGGCACTGTTTGCTGAGAAATAACGATGTTTACAACTATATGGTTATGTTCAATATTCATCTTTGAATTATTCTTCACTGTTCGGGTATCAAAAGAAGTGACAATTACCATTGTCGTTGCTGAAAAGTTTAATTTACATGACTGTTTTTAAAACAAGATTATATTTTACGACCTGACaagcaaaatatataaattatgaaatatgtaaaataaatatatgttataaaaatatgtaaaataaagtcaaatcaaatcaaatgaattaaGTAAATCACCCCCAATTTTAATATATCATACTGTGCCCCTACGCTGAAATTACAGCTATTCTTTTTACTTCCCTTTTAAATATCTAATAGCCAAAATACATTTTCCTAAATTTTCTCTAAAATAGACGATTTAATGACTACGATAACCTTCCTATAATTTAAGATCTACTTTAGATCGTTATATAATGATACGTGTTTCTGTCCCTGCGCTCCGTGTTATAACGCCAATGTGATGGTGAAAAATACAAAGTGGACACATCTAGTAAAAGTCATTGTATTCCACAGCGCTACTAGagatcactggcgtacagatgggggcttggggctcttgccccccccccccaaaaaaaaaaaaatagataaataaataaataaataaataaataaatactaaaaataaatacatataaataaaaaaaatcacgaccaagaaaaaaaagagagaaggaaagggaGTAGGGTGAAatctgttattattttttaattttatgtcaAACTCGATAACAGACTTGGATATTCTTATACAAATTTCGgaatttttgctcgcttgcaAACAGCGATCGAGAGCAGGCCaaaattttcaatcatttaaggTCGTGTAAGAATAATACATTAGTTCCTGGGCAGATCTAAGATTTCCcaaaggggggggcacatcaaaggaaaaatatgaaaatttgacaagcaaaaaaaaagtcctcaCTTTCAAAAAAATGAGACACAGTGTTGTGTTTTAAAGGAACTTTTACattgcaaattttaattgtgcctctcagggggggggggtcacgagCCATCAAAGCCAGTGAATTATTGCATTGCATATGGTTTCTTATTCAGGACATATTTATCTGACTTGTCacggtgaaatatgtgttgtcAGAAAGCAATTTTTGCTCAGTATCTACATTTTTGCCTTAATTATAATAATCAGTGTGGTAGATAACATGTAATGTATAGGCCTTCAACGTTTAAGTACCTGATAACATGACAGTATATTTCGTCCGATGCATGTATTTTGACATGCCTTTTAGGGCACATCCAAACACAGTTTTTGAAGCTAAATATTCTTTTCTATGCTATaataaaaatcttaaaatttaaTTCACGATTTCATTCACACAGAATTCGCCAgcatgaataataaatgtacTTAACTGAGAATTATCCCGgttcaaatgaaatatataaaatttggCATGtgacttatttttatttcagttgaaATAATTCCGGTAATTTTAGAGAGCCATGCacagaaaatttattttgaaggcCCTTATACGTAGCAAGATGTAAAACGACAAACACCTTCTTCGAAATGCCAAAAtggttgtttatattttgagaaATAACTCTTACATTGATCACTATTACGATCCTACCAAACAAACATTTAATGTGGGTGGGGGtacatcatcatgattatactTTTACATTTAATTGAGAACTGGCAGTGCTTTAAAGATgtatttgtttcaaaatttgcaaattCTCTAGCGCTTGAAAGTGGTAAAATCTAACCCCCCGTCCCACTCAGTCACTCCGTTCGCTCGCGGCCACCGAGTCTACTGCTTGTGCAGTCTTCCATTAATGTGTAATATCTTATCTACTCTATGTACATATTGATGAATTGATacagtcaatcaatcaaacaacaTCGAAGCAGACATGACAAGGCCCACGTAGCAAGGGGACTAGGGGAAAGGTTCACAAACTATTATACAGAGTGCATCTGTAATTGAGATATGAGGTTCAATCTCGAGTCAGACCTTAAGATGGAGACTGCTAAAGAATGATGTTCGCCTCAAAGGCTTTCTACTCACATTCGTCCAAAACAACGTTGAAAAGGAAACCATTTTAGAAAAAGAAACAAGGGGAGAAAAACTCTGGGAAACTTTTAATTATGCTATTCTGATTATTATACTCTGTTCAAATTTCTTacacaacatatttttttttattggaaacgCTTTTAAGCTATTATACGCTTTCGATTTGTTACTGATGTTCGAGCTTTGTCTGTCTAAGGGAAGTCTGAATAGACATCTGTATGCCTCCGAGGGGTTGCATGTGACTGTATGTGTTTATATGCGGGAAAGGTGTGTGTACAATTGGACTATGCATGGGTGATCATCTCTCAGGTGTAAGGACCTGTATACGACACATTGttttgaggatgatgatgatgataacgaagatgatgatgataatgatgatgatgatgatgatgatgatgatgataataatgatgctgataatgttgacgatgatgatgttgtcgGTGAAGGTGGTGGCGGAGGTGATCCACATCGGTTGCCTAGTTCATTTTTGTATTAGTATTTTCAGACCATTCCGGGTGATTTGGTGCAACAATTAACGGACCCAACAAAACATCAAAACCAGAGGTGACGATGCTACTATTTGGCGAGTGGAAATTTTTGACTagaatgaatataaaatgataaataatattattcaaGAAACGTTGAACTCCAAAAGTTTATAGCGTGAGAATTTAGAAAGGTGTTGTGAAGACAAACAACTCATTGTAAGAACTGTATTTTTCGGTTAAGTATCGAAAGCTTACGGTGCACTTCTTGTTCATTTCGTCAACgcgaagataattttttttctctttgcatttatttttgcatttcatatttcatatcagaATAACTGATAACCAAATAGTGATAAAGCTATTTTGATGGATGGACATGTGTTCAATATTCCATAGTGTTATGTCTATGGAGACATCATGTATAAATACAGGATGATTCTTTCATTCCTCATCAAGTTCGTCAATCTTCAGCTGTACGGTAAGAGTAGACAAGGAATCGGAAGGAGTCACCCATGCATCATTCGACCAGACAAGATTCGAAGAGACATTGGCGCTGGAACGTTCTCATCGCACAAAGGATTGGATGGGTAAGCAATTACTAATtttacagtcacaccaatgataccgactccaaaccgaccgatggtaagTCATTAAAAATAACTCAATTGCTTTGatcgggggggccacttccattcacgagtggataccatgcgcgaccatggggtctcaaaaagcaccctaaacacgtaatttccatattctaaaaatgcaccccttaacaagtattggcgtgtgaaaccctacccttaacaagtattggaaacaaaatgatactcttggcaaatattccctgaaatgaacccctaaacaagtacacgaatgttttattgttacgggtccttcggtcgtctgctttaccttatttggtttagtacgaccccacttctacaactcgcgcaaatcggactctaaacacgaagtgttggggcaaaaaggacatcctttataaaacattttaattttgttttaacatcccagcaaattcgaccctaaacacgtaattttcctagcgaaatagatacccttttttcattatttttgtgtttttgacacccttatcacgttacgtacgtaacgtgccctatcgtgaaaaagacatcctttttacgtgtttttttggtcgcgcatggtatccactcgtcaatgtaagtggcccctccggggtctggagtcggtttcgttggtgtggaTGTGACATAACCAAGTGGTTTGTTTGCCTCTCCAATCCATGTTGCTCTGAACCTTCCAAAGCCAATGCAGGAAGACCTGAGAAGTTGGAAAGGCGAATCATCCTTTCGGAAAGTCGTTTCGATAAAGTGAACATCGAAGCCGATAGGTTAGGTGAGCACTTCGATTTCAAtcagactgaaaaaaaaatatctctcaATATAATGGATGTTCAGTCTACAAAACTAtgaatattgaatttatttttaaatgacttTCCAGACTTAAAAAAGGAAGGATGTTATATGTTTCTTTATATCTGGCAACTACTGTGATCACAAGGTCTTCAGGTCTTGTCTTCTCGAAACATGCGATCAGCCTGGGTGAACTCCGGACGATTTCCTTGGTGTTTTGCATTAAGACGGTAATCAATTCaaattctttctatcctttccACATTTTCTGTCCTATTATTGATCACATGTTTCTGGTCTTAGCTATTTGATCtataaacatttcatcaaatgttgtatatgaaatatatatgggtgtgtgtgtgtgtgtgtatacacaCCCAACAAGGGGATCTTCATAATCTCTGAGAGCTTGAAAAGCGGAGATAAAATTGCACAAGTTTTGTTTCAATCAAACAAGCAATGATGCAATAAATAAAGTGCagataaataattttatggaccatttaattgcaaattataGCTCAAGTCATATTTCCAGATGATTTTACTGACATATACCTCTATGAAATATCACTATAATTGTCTGCCCCTAAAGTTTATCGTATCATAACAACTTCAAAGAGATGAATGCTTTTGTGGTGTTGCACACTTGCCGTACTAaagttcttttcttttttaaaacctGTTTAACGTGATCAAAACATCAAAACATCAAAACATTCTCGGCTGCGTTTACACAGGCCtatagatttgaaaaaaaagtaaaactaCATTAGCCAAGATGCAAGCTCTCTTAGTTCTTCTCTTCGCCGCGGTGACCCAGGCCAGTCTTGCTCCATTCTACAGAGTTGAGCCCAACATTCCCGGCCAGTACATCGTTGTTCTCGAGGTAAGACCAAGCCCATTAATCATCTAgaccaggggttctcaaactacggcccgcgggccggatccggcTCGCAGAGCTTCTCAATCCGGCCCGCGAGACTCTGCTGGgattttttaatcacttttaattcacaatatgaaacatagctcaatataattacattgtgtatccacgtagacctaaccgtaataaaagtaatggcattcaaattaatttgacttttaaacaaagtttagtggAGTCTTTTAGATGACCAGCGCTGTTCCCACCATGTTTGGATCTACATACAGGTGCGGAAGTGCACTTTCcataatgaacatttcaaagaacTAACTCATACCGAACTACCTTAGGGgccacggaacggttttcaaatggggtgtctgttgcagaaagagttgcgtttaaatgcaagtcaaaaaattaatcgcaagtcccaaatgcgcgcttttgattggttgaaaatcaagttgcgcatgatttttagagttgcgattgattgcaactctttctgcaacgggccccaggtcaggcaaaaaatcacaatcataatggtcatttttacgtttttgtacatggtttttgaaaaaagtgtggggctgtcagcccccccccttccacggCCCCTGCTTGCCCCATCCTTGTTATAGTCTACAACAGACATGGTCTATTATTCATTCTACTTTtactacaaaaaaatattgatacttcAAGACATTATCTGCCTCCCCAATACCAGGTATGTATAGGTACAAGCCACTTGCGTTTTAATATGTTTTAAAGTACTAcaatttgttatcattaatattgacttttgctgtattttgaaatcttttctaattttgcctgCGTTCCATATGAAACTGTTATGAATTTGTTAGATTGAATGTTCCCAAAATAAGGGCCAGACTGCACAAGAGGGCATCTACGACCCCGACCGCAAGGGTCTTTGCGCTTcgcgcacattttttttctaagtatccacttcaccctggccctttcaggtttacttggagtctcatctggcccttcaaagaaaaagtttgagaacccctgatctagacattttattcattcagcctttcattcatttcattttggggATGATGTTTAAAGCATGCATATTTTGCAAGGTGGTTTGAATAATTGCGGAAGTGATTAACTGCACACCATGTGTTGGGTCCTCGAAAGCGCTGAGATTATTGAAGTGAGTATAGGTAGAAGTGAAATGGAGAGGCGAGAAAGTGAAAGTTAAAAAGCTTTCGGAATTGAGTGTAGTCCTGAAAATGACTGTAAATCAGGAGTTGGAAGCGTGAGTAGTAGGCAGGGTGAGAGACCCGAGAGCTATAGGCTTGAGTAGATGAGAGAATGCTGGTTTGAGTCGGCAAGTGCGAAGAGCAGTACTTAGCGAGAAAGAATACTCGACGTTTCGGGCAGACAATAGTTAATTATGttctttaaattcaatatttctgtGGATGCACATGCGCGCACACGCACTCATTATAATGTGCTATAAACGGTCAATAATTGCTTACATTAAGTTGCCCGCCTTATTTTAACTACAGCCATACACACGCTATGTACATATCTACCGCTGATGATGATGGACCGTTAACGAAATGTTTCATCTtgagttttcatttttattatctcTCATTATACTATGGACTTGTATAGTGGAAGAATGTTATGTGTTCATATTCGTGAAGTACGGAATCAAATTCGTGTAATCGGGACTGTGCGCTAAAAATCCGGGACGTCTACTTAATCTGGTTGCTATATAGCCCGGCCTATAGCCAATTTACTTACATTGTGTTATGTCTATAGGCCTGCATAATATATGTAGAAGTATAGATTTGCAAATCCCTTTTCAACTCTTCTTTATATCGGCAATACACCCaagacaaaataaatgttttccATATCTTCTGAATGTTTCTTGAATGTTTTCCCTTTAGAATAATGGATTTGACTTAAATGTGTTCGTGCACACATAATTTTCTTGCTACGGAAATTGAGGGATACACTATGGAAGGAGTATGAAcggtagaaaaaaatgaaaaagtctctatttttgtcatttatagCTCAAACATGCTACATCGGGCGCTGGATTCTATGTCTGTATACGTTgggaaaatgttttatttttctgttaatggttgcaaaatattttactttatatTCGCCGTTCAATCGGTTATTAAGGCTCGGGgacatgtttttatttcagtttgtaACAGTTGTAAGAATATCTTGCCCCCAAAAGAAGATTATCTAAATATGGATAGAGACCGAAATCTAGGAATCGGATGCCGATTCATACACTGTGTGTTTCCCACCCGCTTGTAAATTCTTGAAatccattttaataaataagaGTGTGAGTGTTTTATAGTTATATAAGATACAAATTGTAAAGTTATTCATATTAGGCATCGTATCAATTTTTATCTGCAGTTAAATAAAATACTATTCATATCAAGTCCTGAATGCACACGCTATATAAATGGCTCAATCATAAGGGTGGGTTTATAATATTGAGTCAGTTtggttttcatttttaacaATGAAATAAGTTCTTTTCAGTAATTATTTGGTCTCCTATATTTGCAGGATGGTGTCGATGTCGGCAGATTCGCAGCTTCTATCAAGACAGGAACTGTTCGCAAGACTCTCACCGGTATCCTCAACGCAGTTGTTCTCACTCTCGATAATAATTTACTAGATATCGTAAGCAAGCTTCATATCATCTAATTCATGGGTTTGTACGAGGATGGGTTTGTCGGGTTTTTTAAAATCTAGTTATTCTTTTGAGCGGGGGAATATCATTTGTTCTATTTGTTTGTACAGAACAATAAAATTATTCAGATAGATGGGGATCGACCTTGAATGTCGCCATTCAAAAGACTTGCGTTTTATTCCTCATCATCGATTTGAAAACTTATCATAATCCAGAAAGGAATATACAACTGAAACATTGTATGCCAACACCGTCATAAATATAGTGGTGTTTTATTTTACCGAATTTAATGCAAGGCCTGCTTTTATGACACTTTGTTCTAGGTGCGTGGACTGAATGGAGTTCGCTATATCGAAGAGGATGGACTAGCTACTGTACTTGGTAGCCGAAATCCTAGTCAATACTGGGGACTTGATCGTATCGGACAGAGAAACATGCCTCTAGATGGGTCAATCAATTTTTCTGGTAGGCAATTTACTAAAGCTTTCCCCTGTATGCAATATCCAGTCCCAGTTGGCATGGAGGCGATTTCTTGAGTTTTATGGcgagatgcccccccccccttcctacCCCGATAGCTGCCGATGCTGAGGAGTATGAGATTCTGTAACATTCGTATGTCacgtattattaaaaaaaatagaattctacaactattaaaaaaaagtcattgaTTTCCTAAACACTGAACAATCATATCTGCATGGTTTgctaacataaaaatgtttcacACCCATAATACAGGTACCGGAAGCGGTGCAAATGTGTTCATCATCGATACCGGAATCCGACACAATCATGAAGACTTTGGCGCAAGGGCAGAGTTTTTCCATGATTACCAGGAGAAAGTACGTATATTACCTTCTATATCCACCAAGACActatacccgggggggggggggcacttacatcgacgagtggataccatgcgcgaccaaaaaaaaaacccgtaAAAAgcatgtctttttcacgatagggcacgttacgtacgtaacgagataagggtgtcaaaaacacaaaaataatgaaaaaaaaggtttctatttcgctaggaaaattacgtgtttagggtcgaatttttggggggatgataaaacaaaattaaaatgtttcataaaggatgtcctttttgccccaacattATTTGCGCGAGgggtagaaggtggggtcgaactaaaccaaaaataaataatggatAAAATCAGATGATGAGACATTCATGGAAGACCTAGAAACCTTCCTGGGGGGGGTACCATGCACAAAAAATAACTCTTGTACTCTTCAAGATACATATTTCCCCAAAACGTCATGCTCATCTAATGATTATAACTGAAGCGTTCCATTTTCcattgaagaaaaacaaaccctcatttttggcaattttatgataaaaataaaagcgATATTACTAATCATAACAGATATTTTGTAGTGCGTATGCAGCAATGTCAAAGGGGATATTTTACCTCAATAGTTTTCAGTCGTAAACTACCGATTGTTTCAAAGAATACGTAATTATCTTGATGTGCTCAAGGTGCCTTAGAATTTTTTGGGGTCTTTTTAAATAGGTTTTTTTTGTACTTCATCATACAACTTGTCTTATCCATAGAGATATATTACTAGTTTACGTTATCAGTTTAATATCTTTatggttttatttcaatttcccacctcttcttttttcaatattttataagaGGGGGTTAAAACGTGTCCTCATGAAATTCAGAAAACCTGCCCAATGAGTGTGATTATGTGAAAGACATGGGACTTTTTAAATGTATGTTATCCTTTTTGACATTGCTGCATATGCACTAAGCGTTCTATGATTACACAGCTAGCGTGTacatacaaaatgaataaaacatcaCTATATTAAAGAAGTCCATTGATACCATATATTAACACATAATGATTGAGCAAGCAACCGTCAAACCAAATCTATAACTTAAACTTGAGTTGCCGGGACGTACTTTATAGTGTTAAAAGTCAGTGCtaaccagaaaaaaaagatttatcaggtttttattttaatgcCATAATGTTAATACTCATACAACTGGATTATTTTCTTAGATTTTGTAGCTAACCAAAAATTAATGGCGATTcactttaaccccccccccccccggccgcCGACCTCGGCTTTAATCTTCATCTGTATTCTCCCACACTCacacatattttgtatttgtattttgtaggTTGGTGAAGATTGTAATGGACACGGTACTCACTGCGCAGGAACAGCAGGAGGAACCTATAGTGGTGTCGCCGTGGGAACCAACCTGTTCAGTGTACGTGTGATGAGTTGCTTGGGAAGCGGGAGTTATAGCAACATCATTGATGGTATGTTCGTTACTCAGGCGtggatccaaggggggggggcgagccggccccggccccctattttttggcaacaaaaaatgtccttttaacttgataacgctaaaaaaaaaacagaaagaaaaatacgaaggaggtattatacccatgtaCAGCCTCGTAACTGCCGGCCCGATCCCAGACCTACTTGCAGTTGCACCGCATTCTGTTAAGTTCACAAAATGTAGGTAAATCACGCTACCGGAACTGCGCGCATTAAGACATTCTCCTGCACATGGGTCTCACTCCATCAACGGCCGATTAGTTCTGCCAAAGAGGTTTCAAATGAGATGGAGTAACAGCAAAATAAATCCCTTTGAACAAGGTTAAAAGCCGCCAGCAGAaagtatgtcaggcatgcacttTGCTCAACATCTCGTACAATTGTGTAGACAAAATGATTCCCGCATGACTCTGCAGCTATAGGTCAAATATAAATGGAAATACATATATGCTATATGCTATTGTGATGATAATTACCTTTTCGCAGCATCTGGTCTGGTTATATGTGTAGTACATAATTCGGAGGCATGCGAAAATAAACTATGCAATATGTCCTAAAATATGACTCAAATTTCCTCGACTGGGCATGTGCGGGCACTCATCTGGTATATACAATAATGAATAGCAATATTCCATCGACCacatttgacattttcatttgccgcaaacgatcggaaaagtgttaaaatctgGTTTCAGTAAAGATAAAATTCTTACTTTTTCCACTAATTAAAGGTAAATTGATATAATCTGGGCAAGCAGCGTAATAGTGCTTGGTTATTGATGTCTTGTCATGCGTACAAATTTCTGTTTctttattaatataaaatatggaaaattgaTCCAAATGGATATTCGTAAAATTTCACTCCTCGGATTTCTTCACTGAAACTGGCGGCTACGAAGGCGGACATCAAAAAAGGTCTTAACTGCCGTTCTTTTCTTGtgcttctttattttatttatttatttttattgtttttatttttccattttttttattgaaatatatttattcaggaaAAACACAAGATCAGTATGAAAACACTGTTTTACATCAAGGTCCTGAAAAGGTTAAAAAGTTACATCAGAATTCTAAGCTGATAAAAGAATACGACCAGCTGCATATAAGCTAAAAAGGAATGACAATGACAGTTCGTATTACGCAATTTTATTGAGAATCAGTATTTACAagttaaaatgagaaagaaaagagaaaccAGGAACCATTTGCAAACCTCGTTATCCATTTTTaaagagtaggcctatatacacaCTAcgcacccatccatccatccaccctaTTACCCAAAACACATTCACCCACAATTAGTAGTGTAGTCCCTATACAAGCACTGttagtgctaaattagcacatcATTGTAATATTCAATTAGGGCTTATAttaca
This genomic window from Lytechinus variegatus isolate NC3 chromosome 10, Lvar_3.0, whole genome shotgun sequence contains:
- the LOC121422181 gene encoding aqualysin-1-like, yielding MQALLVLLFAAVTQASLAPFYRVEPNIPGQYIVVLEDGVDVGRFAASIKTGTVRKTLTGILNAVVLTLDNNLLDIVRGLNGVRYIEEDGLATVLGSRNPSQYWGLDRIGQRNMPLDGSINFSGTGSGANVFIIDTGIRHNHEDFGARAEFFHDYQEKVGEDCNGHGTHCAGTAGGTYSGVAVGTNLFSVRVMSCLGSGSYSNIIDGVNAVAASSKPNKVASMSIGGGVSTALNEAVEGAISGGKVVVVVAAGNDNADACNYSPASAGNAITVGATRASVDGNSDLRSSFSNYGTCVDIFAPGSSISSASYSSDTSYTSMSGTSMACPHVAGAAAIIRGDASSLTPSLVTARLLNDASSNKITSPGTGSPNLLLYVE